A stretch of the Papaver somniferum cultivar HN1 chromosome 6, ASM357369v1, whole genome shotgun sequence genome encodes the following:
- the LOC113290643 gene encoding uncharacterized protein LOC113290643 — MGDFNCILRLDKKNGGLDPRTSAINEFSNWLDDNNLFEADSLGTKFTWTNRQSDTNRIISKLDRAIINAAWLEKFENWRCKALPREVSDHSTFLGYSFSVPRPKRAMFRIQKMWFLHANFLRMRLKGVIKEWNILVFGNIYSRLKQDQLRFEAAALRSDVDPSDVTNINLMKDAMSKLSETRLQHNTMLKQNARNQWLVEGSSNSSFFHNSIRIRRSANTISELVDGV; from the exons atgggtgatttcaattgtatTCTTCGGCTTGATAAGAAAAATGGAGGTCTTGATCCAAGAACTTCAGCTATTAATGAGTTCTCAAATTGGTTAGATGATAATAATCTTTTTGAGGCAGATTCTTTGGGAACAAAATTCACATGGACCAATAGGCAGTCAGATACTAATAGAATCATTAGTAAACttgatcgtgctattattaatgctGCTTGGCTTGAAaagtttgagaattggcggtgtaaagctcttcctagggaagtttccgaTCATTCTACTTTTTTGGGTTATTCTTTTTCTGTTCCAAGACCTAAAAGAGCTATGTTTcgtattcagaagatgtggtttttgCACGCTAATTTTCTTCGTATG agactcaaaggTGTAATCAAAGAATGGAATATCTTGGTCTTTGGTAATATTTACTCTCGTTTGAAGCAAGATCAGTTGAGATTTGAAGCAGCTGCCCTTCGTTCGGATGTGGATCCTAGTGATGTTACTAATATCAATCTTATGAAAGATGCTATGTCTAAGCTTAGTGAAACTCGTCTCCAGCACAATACTATGCTAAAGCAAAATGCAAGGAATCAATGGCTTGTGGAGGGTTCAAGCAATTCTTCTTTCTTTCATAATAGCATTCGTATTCGAAGAAGTGCTAATACTATTTCTGAATTAGTAGATGGTGTGTAA